Proteins from a genomic interval of uncultured Desulfuromusa sp.:
- the atpB gene encoding F0F1 ATP synthase subunit A, which translates to MTHPFLFLQWIEQQLHLHFGDHVTYTWFVMAILILVAFLASRSISMVPSGVQNLMEAVVIGIDGLIEETMGEEGKAYFPLIATFALFILVCNLIGLIPGFYPPTANLNTNAALALIVFVLTHVVGFRKHGIGYLKHFMGPIIWLAPLMFVIEIIGHLARPLSLTLRLFGNMYGHEIVLMIFLALVPLFLPIPMMLMGVLIAFIQTFVFTLLAMIYVAGALEEAH; encoded by the coding sequence ATGACCCATCCATTTTTATTTCTGCAGTGGATCGAACAGCAGTTACATCTTCATTTTGGAGATCATGTTACCTATACATGGTTTGTTATGGCGATACTGATTCTGGTTGCTTTTCTGGCATCACGATCTATTTCCATGGTTCCATCCGGTGTTCAGAATTTGATGGAGGCTGTTGTCATCGGTATTGATGGCTTGATTGAAGAAACGATGGGGGAAGAGGGTAAGGCTTATTTTCCTCTGATCGCAACATTTGCCTTGTTTATCCTTGTTTGTAATCTGATTGGACTGATTCCCGGTTTTTATCCTCCAACAGCAAACCTGAATACGAATGCTGCTTTAGCGCTGATTGTGTTTGTGCTGACACACGTCGTTGGCTTCAGAAAACATGGAATCGGCTATCTCAAACATTTTATGGGGCCAATTATCTGGTTGGCACCGTTGATGTTTGTGATTGAAATTATCGGCCATCTGGCCCGGCCTCTGTCATTGACTTTACGTCTTTTTGGAAACATGTATGGTCATGAAATCGTGCTGATGATTTTCCTGGCTCTGGTTCCTCTGTTCTTACCGATTCCCATGATGCTGATGGGTGTTCTGATTGCATTTATCCAAACTTTTGTCTTCACGTTGCTGGCTATGATTTATGTTGCCGGGGCGTTGGAGGAGGCTCACTAA
- a CDS encoding molybdopterin-dependent oxidoreductase — MVNLTIDGKSVSVPKNTTILEAARQVDIHIPTLCWLEKVSTTGACRICAVEIEGVDRPMTACNTPVKEGINVTTQSEQLKKSRKQIMELILVNHPLDCPVCDAGGECDLQDICYDLDVVRQEFQADDVNPETINHWPLIQQVPNRCILCEKCVKVCHELIGADALFVNEKGDRAFIDKKVENCTYCGNCVAVCPTGTMISKPFKFKARPWTLRKAPSVCTYCPSQCQIDLNVLNNEILRVTSEDAETTNKGTLCVGGFFGYSYINNQKRLVEPLVEQKPSSWEEAVDRVVADITKIKAENGPAAIAGFSSPHLTNEENYLFQKLFRAAIGSNNIDTEARFGALRALRALDKGLGLHGASNRMDVIGTADAVLVFGADPSAEAPAVDWKIQDAVRRGDGKLVIANMRQIHLTQFAESQLGYKPGSEIALANALGRLLLDRNYLDDESLKSTVSNYEEMKADLNAVDLAGAVEATGISLEAMEQAADIIGKANKVAVIFGADICKSAFGTSKAAAVANLAILSGALSVDGGLFPLDEKGNTQGVLNMGVYPEDLPGFQPYAKNKEKFAKAWRCELPDGGLDADGILQEIEAGTIRFLYLAATNPQNFPNSGRWLKALGKVEVLVVQDIFPTEITRLATVVLPGSTYAEKSGSFTSLDRTVRGFEAAIRPVGQCREDWEIFAELYARLSKNSMTQDREDVFNEVRDLTSLYADVTFLEDKYATCLQNPHQVADQSLKYQLISVGTGVGGLQLLTGTSAGHFGTTSIWAAAPLEVEPEGLLKVNGKDAEAAGISDGDEIKVTSTTGSTTGKVLISTSVPEGLIFAPHNFIELGSQQLMPDGDNLTPVQMTKI; from the coding sequence ATGGTCAACCTGACGATAGACGGTAAGTCGGTAAGTGTTCCCAAGAACACAACAATTCTTGAGGCCGCTCGGCAAGTGGATATTCATATTCCAACCCTCTGTTGGTTAGAGAAAGTATCAACGACAGGTGCTTGCCGGATTTGTGCAGTCGAGATTGAGGGTGTCGATCGTCCGATGACCGCGTGTAATACCCCGGTTAAAGAAGGGATCAATGTTACGACGCAGTCGGAGCAACTGAAGAAAAGTCGGAAGCAGATCATGGAGTTGATTCTGGTGAATCATCCCCTGGATTGCCCTGTTTGTGACGCAGGTGGTGAGTGTGATCTGCAGGATATCTGTTATGACCTGGACGTCGTCCGTCAGGAGTTCCAGGCTGATGATGTTAATCCGGAAACGATAAACCACTGGCCGTTGATCCAGCAGGTTCCAAATCGCTGTATTTTGTGTGAAAAATGCGTCAAAGTTTGCCATGAACTTATCGGTGCAGATGCCCTATTTGTCAACGAAAAAGGCGACCGTGCTTTTATTGATAAAAAGGTTGAAAACTGTACTTACTGTGGTAATTGTGTCGCTGTTTGTCCTACTGGAACCATGATCTCCAAACCTTTCAAATTTAAGGCCCGTCCCTGGACATTACGCAAAGCTCCTTCGGTTTGTACCTATTGTCCGAGCCAGTGTCAGATCGACCTCAATGTTCTCAATAATGAAATTCTTCGTGTCACCTCAGAGGATGCAGAGACAACCAATAAAGGAACCCTCTGTGTCGGTGGTTTTTTTGGTTACAGCTATATCAATAATCAAAAAAGGCTGGTTGAACCGCTTGTAGAACAGAAACCCAGCTCCTGGGAAGAGGCCGTTGACCGGGTTGTTGCAGACATCACTAAAATCAAGGCAGAGAATGGTCCTGCTGCGATTGCTGGCTTTTCCTCTCCACATTTAACCAATGAAGAGAACTATCTCTTTCAAAAGCTTTTCAGGGCTGCAATAGGAAGCAACAATATTGATACCGAAGCTCGCTTTGGGGCTTTGCGTGCCTTACGTGCTCTTGATAAAGGCCTGGGCTTGCATGGTGCCAGCAACCGGATGGATGTGATAGGAACGGCTGATGCTGTTCTGGTCTTCGGTGCAGATCCTTCTGCAGAGGCTCCTGCGGTGGATTGGAAGATTCAGGATGCGGTGCGGCGAGGTGATGGAAAACTGGTGATTGCCAACATGCGTCAGATCCATTTGACTCAATTTGCAGAAAGCCAACTTGGGTATAAGCCCGGAAGTGAGATTGCGCTGGCAAATGCTCTCGGCCGTTTGTTGCTGGATCGGAACTACCTTGATGACGAGAGTCTGAAAAGCACCGTTTCAAATTACGAAGAAATGAAGGCTGATCTCAATGCTGTTGACCTTGCAGGAGCTGTTGAGGCTACAGGGATTAGTCTGGAAGCGATGGAGCAAGCTGCTGACATAATCGGCAAGGCAAATAAAGTAGCAGTCATTTTTGGTGCGGATATCTGTAAGTCTGCATTCGGGACTTCAAAAGCGGCGGCCGTTGCTAACCTGGCGATTCTCAGTGGAGCTTTGAGTGTGGATGGTGGCCTGTTTCCATTGGATGAAAAAGGAAACACTCAAGGTGTTCTTAATATGGGGGTTTACCCTGAGGATCTTCCCGGTTTTCAGCCCTATGCAAAAAATAAAGAGAAATTTGCCAAGGCCTGGAGGTGTGAGCTTCCTGACGGAGGGCTCGATGCTGATGGAATTTTACAGGAAATTGAAGCCGGTACAATTCGTTTTCTCTATCTGGCAGCAACCAATCCGCAAAATTTCCCCAATAGCGGTCGCTGGTTAAAAGCCCTGGGAAAAGTTGAAGTTCTGGTCGTTCAGGATATTTTCCCAACAGAGATTACTCGTCTTGCAACTGTTGTTCTTCCTGGAAGCACATATGCTGAGAAGTCCGGTAGCTTTACGTCTCTTGATCGAACCGTTCGTGGTTTTGAGGCGGCGATTCGTCCTGTTGGGCAATGCCGTGAAGACTGGGAGATTTTTGCTGAACTTTACGCCCGTCTCAGCAAAAATTCCATGACTCAGGATCGCGAAGATGTTTTCAATGAGGTGCGTGATCTAACTTCTCTTTATGCTGATGTAACTTTCCTTGAAGATAAGTATGCGACCTGTTTGCAAAATCCGCATCAAGTGGCAGATCAAAGCCTTAAGTATCAACTTATATCTGTCGGTACGGGAGTTGGCGGACTACAGCTATTGACCGGCACGTCAGCAGGACATTTTGGTACAACTTCAATCTGGGCCGCTGCACCTTTAGAGGTTGAACCTGAAGGGCTGCTCAAGGTGAATGGAAAAGATGCTGAGGCGGCAGGAATTTCTGACGGTGATGAAATTAAGGTGACAAGTACAACCGGGTCAACAACCGGCAAGGTTCTTATCAGCACATCAGTCCCGGAAGGGTTGATTTTTGCCCCACATAACTTTATTGAACTGGGTTCTCAGCAATTAATGCCGGATGGCGATAATTTGACCCCGGTCCAAATGACTAAAATTTAG
- a CDS encoding cytochrome c3 family protein, with protein MRKFLFYSVVLYVFLWSSLVVAAESAVSPDTCLECHDDVVTAEDFTASVHGANGCVACHIELTDIDAHMEGELMPGPVDCARCHKQEFKEYFDSVHNFDHPNINLNCTSCHKDIHEITAWQKDKRRANDICVSCHTTPAQEYHISIHSQGVAAGNMDAAACIDCHGLHGIESVGEMDVRERALFRTEPCMTCHADEEMMERNEVLPVAVDTYLESYHGKNFHLGYPEKVAGCADCHTAHQVLPSDDPASSLSPDKLIVACAKCHENASAQFVKFYAHGDMTDSENYPILFYTYIAMSTLLVGTFGVFWFHSLLWMFRGFIENNEKKKALAAGGHLHHIENPHKIYRRFTKVHIFMHLLVIISFLLLSLTGLPLKFSDQAWAKVLMEFFGGSANAGALHRLGAGITFVYFAMALAMSAKFLFYKLQYPAEFFHRLFGPESLCPNLRDINDVTAMVRWFLFLGPKPTFDRWTYWEKFDFIAVFWGMFAIGGSGLMLWFPEFFGAALPGWVFNVATIIHSDEALLATGFIFTVHFFNTHGRPEKFPMDFVVFNGELAKEEFIEERGDQWKRYEEEGTLEQYEVDKPSGALYDFILKGFGFTAVLIGVALTVLMIYAFLYGGHHF; from the coding sequence ATGCGTAAGTTTCTGTTTTATTCCGTGGTTTTGTATGTTTTTTTGTGGAGTTCACTGGTTGTAGCTGCAGAATCAGCAGTTTCACCGGACACCTGCCTGGAATGTCATGATGACGTTGTCACTGCTGAAGATTTTACCGCCTCGGTCCATGGTGCGAACGGTTGTGTTGCCTGTCATATTGAATTGACAGACATTGATGCACACATGGAGGGCGAACTTATGCCTGGCCCTGTGGATTGTGCCCGCTGCCATAAACAGGAATTTAAGGAATACTTTGACAGTGTCCATAATTTTGATCATCCGAATATCAATCTGAATTGTACCTCCTGCCATAAAGATATTCATGAAATCACTGCTTGGCAAAAGGACAAAAGACGTGCAAACGACATCTGTGTTTCCTGCCATACGACTCCTGCACAGGAATATCACATCTCAATTCACTCTCAAGGCGTTGCTGCAGGCAATATGGATGCGGCTGCCTGTATTGATTGTCATGGTCTCCACGGAATAGAGTCTGTTGGTGAGATGGATGTTCGCGAAAGGGCTCTCTTTCGGACCGAGCCATGCATGACTTGTCACGCTGATGAAGAAATGATGGAAAGAAATGAGGTTTTACCTGTTGCTGTCGATACCTATCTGGAAAGTTATCACGGGAAAAACTTCCACCTTGGATATCCTGAAAAAGTTGCCGGCTGCGCTGACTGTCACACCGCACACCAGGTTTTGCCAAGTGACGACCCTGCTTCCAGCCTCAGTCCTGATAAGTTAATTGTTGCCTGTGCTAAATGTCATGAAAATGCTTCTGCCCAGTTTGTTAAATTTTATGCTCATGGTGATATGACGGATAGTGAGAACTATCCCATTTTATTTTATACTTACATTGCCATGAGTACATTGCTGGTTGGCACTTTTGGTGTCTTCTGGTTCCATTCACTGCTGTGGATGTTCCGCGGTTTTATTGAAAATAATGAAAAGAAAAAGGCTTTGGCTGCAGGTGGGCATCTCCATCATATTGAGAATCCGCACAAAATTTACCGCAGATTTACCAAAGTCCATATTTTTATGCACCTTTTGGTCATTATCAGCTTTTTACTGCTGTCACTGACAGGGTTACCGCTTAAATTCTCCGATCAGGCCTGGGCGAAAGTCTTGATGGAATTTTTTGGTGGTTCTGCGAATGCGGGGGCATTGCATCGTCTCGGTGCCGGCATCACTTTTGTGTATTTCGCTATGGCACTCGCCATGAGCGCAAAGTTTTTGTTCTATAAACTGCAATATCCGGCGGAATTCTTCCATCGCTTGTTTGGACCGGAATCGTTATGTCCGAATTTGCGTGATATCAACGATGTCACTGCAATGGTACGGTGGTTCCTGTTTTTGGGACCAAAACCGACTTTTGACCGTTGGACATATTGGGAAAAGTTTGATTTTATCGCGGTCTTCTGGGGTATGTTTGCCATTGGTGGTTCCGGATTGATGCTCTGGTTCCCTGAATTTTTCGGTGCGGCACTCCCGGGATGGGTGTTTAACGTCGCAACGATTATCCATTCCGATGAAGCTCTGCTGGCGACTGGATTTATCTTCACGGTTCACTTTTTCAACACTCATGGGCGTCCGGAAAAGTTCCCGATGGATTTTGTTGTTTTCAATGGTGAACTGGCGAAGGAAGAGTTTATCGAAGAGCGTGGTGATCAGTGGAAACGTTATGAAGAAGAAGGAACCCTTGAGCAATACGAAGTGGATAAGCCGAGTGGTGCCCTTTATGATTTTATCCTCAAAGGGTTTGGTTTTACTGCCGTATTGATTGGGGTAGCATTAACGGTGCTGATGATTTATGCTTTCCTCTATGGTGGACATCACTTTTAA
- a CDS encoding isochorismatase family protein, translated as MGTLKDNFWLDAEKTVLVVIDVQEKLAPAMNQRLYGQLILHVNLLIEGFKALDLPIIATEQYSKGLGHTVAELQGATDQVCIEKMAFSCCGDENFLTALEKTGAKQVLIVGMESHVCVFQTVLDLLDRGYVVHLASDAICSRFESDYTNAIRTAAKAGAVITTTETALFQLVKVAGTDEFKAISKLIRQRTP; from the coding sequence ATGGGGACACTGAAAGATAACTTTTGGCTCGATGCTGAAAAAACGGTATTGGTTGTTATTGATGTGCAGGAAAAGCTGGCACCGGCAATGAATCAACGTTTGTATGGGCAGCTCATTTTACATGTGAACTTGTTGATCGAAGGTTTTAAAGCTCTTGATTTGCCGATTATTGCCACAGAGCAATATTCTAAGGGGCTTGGCCATACGGTAGCAGAGTTGCAAGGGGCAACGGATCAAGTGTGCATAGAAAAAATGGCTTTCAGCTGTTGTGGTGATGAAAATTTTTTGACGGCTCTGGAAAAAACAGGAGCCAAGCAGGTTTTAATTGTAGGGATGGAAAGTCACGTTTGTGTTTTTCAAACGGTTCTTGATCTTCTCGACCGTGGTTATGTCGTCCATCTGGCGAGCGATGCTATTTGTTCACGATTTGAAAGTGACTACACTAATGCGATTCGTACGGCAGCCAAGGCAGGTGCCGTGATAACGACAACCGAAACCGCTCTTTTCCAGTTGGTCAAAGTTGCCGGGACGGATGAATTTAAGGCGATTTCAAAGTTGATCCGGCAGAGAACCCCCTGA
- a CDS encoding TraR/DksA C4-type zinc finger protein, translating to MAELTAVQQQQLSQKLLALKDELELFLVESSAGSQAVDLDQPIGRLSRMDALQQQAMSKANRAAHGQRLVLIEAALLAIKSGRYGECRRCEEPIDYSRLNVRPESPFCLDCQKKSEK from the coding sequence ATGGCGGAATTGACAGCGGTTCAGCAGCAGCAATTATCTCAAAAGTTGCTAGCGTTAAAAGATGAGCTGGAGCTGTTTCTGGTGGAGTCATCTGCCGGCAGTCAAGCTGTTGACCTGGACCAGCCTATCGGCCGGTTATCGCGCATGGATGCGTTGCAGCAACAGGCCATGTCTAAGGCAAATCGCGCAGCTCATGGGCAACGTCTCGTTCTGATTGAAGCGGCCTTACTTGCCATCAAGTCGGGCCGTTATGGCGAATGTCGACGTTGCGAGGAGCCGATTGACTATTCCCGTTTGAACGTCCGACCTGAATCTCCCTTTTGTTTGGATTGTCAAAAGAAGAGTGAAAAATAA
- a CDS encoding UbiD family decarboxylase, protein MGYRTLRQAVNDLESSGQLIRITQPIEPNLLAGAIQRRVYQHQGPALLFSNLNGSRFPAVANLFGTLERTRYLFRDTLQQVETLVKLKLDPKSLLKTPSALLTAGPAAFHLLPKKVKSAPILRGQTTIAELPQLISWPNDGGAFITLPQVYSESSQQPGLRSSNLGMYRVQMSGNKYKQNQEIGLHYQIHRGIGVHHQEALDLDKPFRVNIFIGGPPSMTIAAVMPLPEGMPEISFAGLLGGHRIPLTQPPGLLPMPAEADFVICGTIDPQQQKPEGPFGDHLGYYSLSHDFPVINVEQVYHRQDAIWPFTTVGRPPQEDTSFGEFIHELTGALIPEVLPGIKAVHAVDAAGVHPLLLAIGSERYTPYSKLDRPQELLTQANAILGQGQLSLAKYLLIIAENDYPDLDINNIPAFFQHLLERVNWQRDLHFQTATTIDTLDYSGHGLNQGSKVVIAAVGEKQRSLATTIPENIILPRGFTKPAIALPGVLLIQGPSCKEYRPGEDLNLLRFCKKFTPDNPINNFPLILVVDDSEFCAASLNNWLWVSFTRSNPATDIYGIGSLTVAKHWGCAGSLVIDARSKPHHAPALVDDPEIEKQVDQLAVNGGPLQGII, encoded by the coding sequence ATGGGATACAGAACACTCAGACAGGCGGTTAATGATCTGGAAAGCAGCGGACAGCTCATTCGTATCACCCAGCCCATAGAGCCAAACTTACTTGCAGGTGCAATTCAAAGACGGGTTTATCAACATCAGGGGCCGGCTTTACTCTTCAGCAACCTCAACGGCAGCCGATTTCCTGCGGTAGCCAACCTTTTTGGCACCCTGGAACGGACCAGATACCTGTTCCGTGATACCTTGCAGCAGGTTGAAACCCTCGTCAAATTAAAACTCGACCCCAAAAGCCTGTTGAAGACCCCTTCAGCATTGTTAACTGCAGGACCGGCAGCCTTTCACCTGTTACCCAAAAAAGTAAAATCGGCACCAATTTTACGAGGTCAAACAACCATTGCCGAACTCCCTCAATTAATAAGCTGGCCGAATGATGGCGGAGCCTTTATTACTCTACCGCAGGTTTACAGTGAAAGCAGTCAACAGCCCGGTCTCCGTTCTTCCAATCTAGGAATGTATCGGGTTCAGATGTCGGGGAATAAGTATAAACAAAATCAAGAGATCGGTCTTCATTACCAGATTCATCGCGGGATCGGTGTTCACCATCAAGAAGCCCTGGACCTTGATAAACCCTTCCGCGTCAATATTTTTATTGGTGGACCTCCAAGTATGACAATTGCCGCTGTGATGCCGTTACCGGAAGGCATGCCGGAAATATCTTTTGCCGGACTTCTGGGCGGTCATCGGATTCCACTGACCCAGCCTCCCGGACTTTTACCAATGCCGGCTGAAGCCGATTTTGTTATTTGCGGTACGATTGATCCTCAACAGCAGAAACCCGAAGGTCCGTTTGGAGATCATCTCGGATATTACAGTTTATCCCACGATTTTCCTGTCATAAATGTGGAGCAGGTCTACCATCGGCAAGATGCCATTTGGCCTTTCACCACCGTCGGTCGCCCACCACAGGAGGATACCAGTTTTGGGGAGTTCATCCATGAACTGACAGGAGCGTTGATTCCAGAGGTTCTCCCCGGGATAAAAGCCGTTCATGCTGTCGACGCCGCAGGAGTTCACCCGTTACTACTAGCCATTGGCAGTGAACGTTACACTCCTTACAGTAAACTCGATCGCCCTCAAGAGCTCCTCACGCAGGCCAATGCCATTCTGGGACAAGGGCAATTGTCCCTGGCTAAGTATCTCTTGATTATTGCTGAAAACGATTATCCTGATCTGGATATAAATAATATTCCCGCTTTTTTCCAACATCTCCTCGAGAGAGTTAACTGGCAACGTGATTTACATTTTCAAACAGCAACCACAATCGACACCCTTGACTATAGTGGTCACGGATTAAATCAGGGTTCAAAAGTTGTCATTGCCGCAGTTGGGGAAAAACAACGCTCCCTGGCAACAACAATTCCTGAGAATATTATTTTGCCCCGCGGGTTCACAAAACCCGCTATCGCCCTTCCAGGCGTTTTACTGATACAGGGGCCAAGCTGCAAAGAGTATCGTCCCGGCGAGGATTTAAACCTCCTGCGCTTCTGCAAAAAATTTACCCCCGACAACCCCATCAATAATTTCCCTCTCATTCTTGTCGTTGATGACAGTGAATTTTGCGCTGCCTCATTGAATAACTGGCTCTGGGTCAGTTTTACCCGCTCCAACCCGGCAACAGACATCTATGGAATCGGCAGTTTAACAGTCGCAAAGCATTGGGGTTGTGCCGGATCTCTGGTTATTGATGCACGCAGCAAACCACACCATGCCCCCGCATTAGTTGACGACCCAGAGATCGAAAAACAGGTCGATCAGCTCGCGGTTAATGGTGGCCCTTTGCAAGGAATTATTTAA
- the atpE gene encoding ATP synthase F0 subunit C, with translation MEFFAWCMLAAGIGMGLGSVGTGIGQGIAIKAACEGVARNPGASGKILTTMMIGLAMIESLAIYVFVVAMIILFANPFTEHVLGMLGH, from the coding sequence ATGGAATTTTTTGCTTGGTGTATGCTTGCTGCAGGTATTGGTATGGGTCTTGGTTCCGTTGGTACCGGTATCGGTCAAGGTATTGCTATTAAGGCTGCTTGTGAAGGTGTTGCGCGTAATCCAGGTGCCTCTGGTAAAATATTGACGACCATGATGATCGGTCTGGCTATGATTGAGTCATTGGCCATCTATGTTTTTGTTGTCGCAATGATTATTCTCTTTGCTAATCCCTTTACTGAGCATGTTCTCGGGATGCTGGGTCACTAA
- a CDS encoding AtpZ/AtpI family protein, translating into MAEDKRQLYKSLGFLSSVGISLVASILIGLAMGIYLDRWLDTSPLFTLIMLLIGIISGFRNVYILTTRELKRQELEDGKHGNDDAAG; encoded by the coding sequence ATGGCTGAAGATAAACGTCAATTATATAAAAGCCTCGGGTTTTTATCGAGTGTAGGAATTTCACTTGTCGCCTCAATCCTTATTGGGTTGGCGATGGGGATTTACTTGGACCGATGGTTGGACACGAGCCCTTTGTTTACCCTGATCATGTTGTTAATCGGAATTATCTCAGGTTTTCGAAATGTCTATATTCTGACAACGAGAGAACTGAAGCGCCAGGAACTGGAAGATGGGAAGCACGGCAACGATGATGCCGCAGGATGA
- a CDS encoding ATP synthase subunit I: MGSTATMMPQDDQLLAEMAGRNWIILIVLVLLSLFWQSYAVTLGVLAGGVLVIINYRWLGRSLFKVLGDPQPAAEKGFKRNYLFRLLFIASSIYLLLVRGEVHPLALVVGLSVVVINLMITTVKRLY, from the coding sequence ATGGGAAGCACGGCAACGATGATGCCGCAGGATGATCAACTTCTGGCTGAAATGGCTGGGCGTAACTGGATTATCTTGATTGTGCTGGTTTTACTGAGTTTATTCTGGCAGTCATATGCAGTCACATTGGGTGTCTTGGCGGGTGGTGTCTTAGTCATCATCAATTATCGCTGGTTGGGACGATCATTATTCAAGGTCCTTGGTGATCCGCAGCCTGCTGCTGAAAAAGGCTTCAAACGGAACTATCTGTTTCGTCTACTGTTTATTGCCAGCTCGATTTATTTATTACTCGTCCGAGGTGAGGTTCATCCACTGGCCTTGGTTGTAGGATTATCGGTAGTCGTTATAAATCTCATGATTACAACTGTTAAGCGACTATATTAA
- a CDS encoding cysteine synthase family protein: MFKPNLKTPRLIESIGNTPMVDISALTGNPKVKLLAKLEGSNPGGSVKDRPALYMINKAEESGNLTPDKIILEPTSGNTGIAIAMIGAAKGYQVKLVMPACVSTERRGILEAYGAETVLSPGCQMTDGAIRLAHKILEQNPDSYFMPNQYKNPNNPLAHYETTAPEIMQQTAGQIDFFVAGMGTSGTLMGISKYFSEHAPQVKTIGVEPGLGHKIQGLKNMHEAIVPEIYDQQKLTQKILVEDEDAYAMTRKLALEIGLFVGMSSGAAVAGALQIAKDIKSGTIVTLLPDRGDRYLSTNLFRSSCAECPP, encoded by the coding sequence ATGTTCAAGCCAAACTTGAAGACGCCCCGACTGATCGAATCCATCGGCAATACACCGATGGTCGATATCTCCGCACTGACCGGAAACCCGAAGGTAAAGCTTTTAGCAAAGCTAGAAGGAAGTAACCCCGGAGGATCCGTCAAAGACCGCCCAGCCCTTTACATGATCAATAAAGCGGAGGAATCCGGTAACCTGACTCCGGATAAAATCATTCTTGAACCCACTTCAGGAAATACTGGCATTGCTATTGCGATGATCGGGGCAGCTAAAGGTTATCAGGTCAAATTGGTTATGCCTGCTTGTGTCAGCACGGAAAGACGCGGCATTCTGGAAGCTTACGGGGCGGAAACCGTTCTTTCCCCGGGGTGCCAAATGACCGATGGTGCAATCCGCCTGGCACATAAAATTTTAGAGCAAAACCCCGATAGCTATTTCATGCCAAACCAATATAAAAATCCCAACAACCCGCTGGCGCACTACGAAACAACGGCCCCGGAAATTATGCAACAGACTGCGGGTCAAATTGATTTCTTTGTTGCCGGGATGGGAACATCCGGGACGCTGATGGGAATCAGTAAATATTTTTCCGAACATGCCCCACAGGTCAAAACCATCGGCGTAGAACCGGGGTTAGGTCATAAGATTCAAGGTCTTAAAAATATGCACGAAGCCATTGTTCCGGAGATTTACGATCAACAAAAGCTGACTCAAAAAATATTGGTTGAGGATGAAGACGCCTATGCGATGACCCGCAAACTTGCACTGGAGATAGGCCTTTTTGTCGGAATGTCGAGTGGGGCTGCTGTTGCCGGAGCACTACAGATCGCAAAGGATATCAAAAGTGGTACGATTGTAACCCTGCTTCCGGACCGGGGCGATCGCTATTTGAGTACCAACTTATTCCGCTCCAGTTGTGCAGAGTGCCCACCATGA
- a CDS encoding DMT family transporter: protein MSTIVLMILIAIGGFAVAVQPSINARLAEKTGFLQAATVSFAVGTLILFLLSLNSGQGSFRRIPEAEWWQLTGGLFGAFFVTMTIVGVPRIGTTAVLALTIVSQLIAGLVMDHYGLFGMRGIPIDYKRMVGIVLLLIGVFLICRR from the coding sequence ATGTCAACTATAGTCCTGATGATTCTTATAGCCATTGGCGGTTTTGCAGTGGCAGTGCAACCATCCATAAATGCAAGGTTGGCAGAAAAAACAGGTTTTTTACAAGCGGCAACCGTTTCATTTGCGGTGGGAACTCTCATCCTTTTTTTGCTTTCTCTGAACAGCGGCCAAGGGAGTTTTCGGCGGATACCTGAGGCAGAATGGTGGCAGTTGACGGGGGGGCTGTTTGGTGCGTTTTTTGTGACGATGACAATTGTCGGTGTGCCCCGGATAGGAACAACTGCAGTTCTGGCTTTAACGATCGTATCTCAGTTGATAGCTGGCTTAGTGATGGATCACTATGGTTTATTCGGTATGCGTGGCATCCCAATTGATTATAAACGGATGGTTGGAATTGTTTTGTTGTTAATCGGGGTTTTTCTTATTTGTCGACGCTAG